DNA sequence from the Armigeres subalbatus isolate Guangzhou_Male chromosome 1, GZ_Asu_2, whole genome shotgun sequence genome:
agtttacaaaataaaataaaaaccacAAGGCGATGTACTGGAAGAACtacttattttaatatttttttttcaataatttttcgcTAGACTGTAGATGCTGTTCTTATTTAGGATACGAGACTCCACGTGACTACCACAAGTATTGAGCTTCAGTCCTCCTCCTATAATCCGGGATGCGTACCACTGCTCCATACGATCGACATGTAAAGTGGCAAAATTTTACTTCATGAGTTGATTTCATATATGACACTTGTCTCAAAGTTCACCATAGGTTCAATTAGGATAAAATGTGAACTAGAAAGTTCGTATAATGCCAAGGTGGCACTAAGTGTTAACTTTATGTCACAAAAAGTTCATACCGAACTAATTCTGAATTAAAAAGTTCGAATGGAGCTTGATTTTCAActtgaaaatttataaaaagttcatgtGGACCTGATAGGGGGCTTTGAACAGTTtgactttgttttgtttttatagcAGTGTGTCTATGCTCAAGTTCCTACaagttcagatttttttttgttgtacttgtgaagtgaaaaaaaatattttgtgaacTTTTGTGCTGACAACAAGTTTGGTTTTGGTATCGTGGAACTTGATATTAGAAGTTCGGAACAAGTTCCAAAGTAGCATGGTGCGAACTTTATAGTTCGCATAATATTGATTTTCAAGCTGATTAGAAGTAGGTACAGTTAGTActtgaacaataatttaagtGGCATAacgtgaactttaaagttcagatGAAGAGGAATAAGCAACTTTTTTGAACTTTCAAGTTCATTAATAGTATTAATTGAGAGTTAAGTTCGGTTTATGAACAATGGAGCTATATTCGAACTAAATGTGAACTTCTTAGTTCAATCCTCAAGTCTAATCCGAACTTTTGGTTTCTTGGGTATTCTCGAAAAAAGTGAAATACGTTAATTAATTTGTATCTTTTAAGCGTGTCTAACAGTCGTCtctattcagctcggtccatggctgtatGTTGCTAGCtatgcagtctgcggagggtccgcatattgtcttccacctgatcgatctgatattcagtttggtacggcggagtccaaagtacgtacggtgTCCTGCAATGATGTATCTTCTCTGCTGGTATGGTTATCGGAGGTCATCAGTGaccccaagtacacgaattcttcaaccaccccGATTTCGTctccaccgatacaaactcgtgatgGGTGGCGTACATCGtcctctcttgaacctcttcctattatgtagggtaactgttccgttttcaatctcactgtacatatatacatcccatcgcgaaacaaataaatacggcaccaatttcatcgcttctttttgctaacatgcatactcactgctgaaaaaaatcacaaaaataataaacaaatcaaataccttttcattgctttgtttttcgtaggaccaatatcggagctatgagatgaagtccaggaacAGTAACCCTACATCGTCTTCGACGTTTCAATGTCAGGTCACCAGTCCAATCCTCTTaacttcccttttcagtctaaACTAGTCTTCCTCCATCATctaaaagttacgtgccataatatcaatgtcgtcgacgAAACCAAACAGCTCATCGGACTTCGTAAAAATTGTAccaccactcgtgtcaatcccggcccttcgtattactacctccaaaacgatgttgaatagcaggcacgaaagaaaTGGTTGTATgaaagaaagggtcatttggctgaacggaTCATAAAGTCGAAAATGACGTATAACTGAAAACGTCGTTTGTCGGAAAATGTCATTACGTCATACGTCAAATtttttacttcgcacttctcttCGCGTACTCCTTTTTTATCATTgttcacttcgcacttttcacttttcacaatgagaaatGAAATGCGCTATGTGCTTTTTGGCGATAAAGCTTTGAAACggttcattcaaattttcaatagtttaacgttgataatcaaaagtttcaatgaaataaataaatctggcacaTACGTTGAGAGTTTCTGCAAAATCCAAAAGATCTACGTAGTGAAGTTCTAAAAGAAAAACTTGGAGgaaaaacttccagagaaatttacAGAGGATTTTAAAAAGGAATcgctggaggaattttctgatttatttgtagatgaatttcctggaggaatcccgaagaaattcctggaggtatttcaatgaaatttcctggaggattgCTGAAagcattttgataagaaaattattttgagctttttagtggaatgtcttcacttgtcataagacaagtttgtacaatccccttgaattccaccacttaattgtatcttgacagatacgtatttcgacctcaacagtaaggtcgtcttcagtgtctcgtaagtcgagtcaagtacaagacactgaagacggccttactgttgaggtcgaaatacgtatctgtcaagatacaatttagtggtggaattcaaggggattgtacaaactctcGTTGTTGCGAAATACGAGAGATAGGCCCTTTGGATCTGCAGTGCAGTGAAGCGGCGCGTAATATCCACGCGCATCGTTGAATTGTTGGCAGATCTAACAGTGACATCAGCAAAACAAATGAACACACTCCTATGTGAAAGTTAGGTTTGGCGGAATAGCTGCTGTTTTATACAATTAATTAATTCTATATTGTTCAATTTAATAATCCTATTACTATACTATACTATTTTTGAGGTCAGTAGTTTTCTTATTTTTGGTTGTGCTAATGAAGTAAAGCAACTATAATTATACTACTTATTCTAATGAGGTCATGCAACTTAAAACTATGTACAAACATGCGATAAATATGTCCCTATGATTTATTCCTAAAATTACAGTGAATTCGATTGATCAATTAAACGAAAGTGAACTTACGTCCTAAATTAGTACCTAATAATTACGGATATGTAAGTATATACTATTAAATAGTTAAAGTTAAAGAGTCAAACTCATAAATGAAACATTATGTTAATAGCTGACCTAACCTCAGAAACTAGAGCTGGCATGCACATTGGATTGCTCGGATAGTTAGGAAACTAATTTGTAAGTTGAAAATGAGTTACTGCTTTAGTTATCGGttgaataaacatttatttttccaGTCGAGTTACGGGAAAACCGAACTGCGAAACCGTTTTACAacactcgtcttatgacaagtgaaattgCTGAAAGCATTTCTTGAGGATTTTTTGAAGACATTCTCGAAGGATAATCTGaagagattttcgaaagaattctgaaggattcccgATGTGATTTCTAAGCGCCTTCAGGATTTTCAGAAATGAATTAAACTGGCGATAAATTAGTTATGCATATAAACTTTGCGTATGTAGTCAGTATTTAGGCCCACCAGAAACAAATTCTATGCTTCATCTTGGCTTGAAGTATAATCAACGACAGAAAAACGTAAAGGCTGCTTCTTCTTCAGTTGTTGTGAGGCGAATTGTTTAACAGCTTATGCCTTTTAGTATACGCCCTATTTATTCTAGCATTAAGACGTGTATTTTCGACTCCTAATTTAAACCTTAAAATAAACGAACACTCTGATTTCCCTGATTACCCCGAGAATTCCCTGATTTTACCAGATTGACAAAAATTCCCTGACAATTATCACAGGTTATTTTTTCAGGCAGCCGACACCCTGCACACATGCAGCGAACTGAAGTACCATCTCACCAAAACTCTTTCCCAGCTTTAGCTCATAGCGCGGAATCCCACTGCCCACTGACCAGCAGCTGGCCCTACTCCATTCGtgtttggaatgaatttggatgagtgaatatatcctttcattcaaataacaattattatgaataatatcatctggcatcacgttgtcgtggaacgggcatatttttgtttacgtcgcattttctacaaAGGTTCTGGGATCTCGAGTCTGTTGAAGTCCACTGAAGAAAATCATTGTGAAGAATTGTTTTCCGCTACCACCACTCGGGAATCGTCGGGGCGTTACGTCGTTTCCTTACCACTCACCCGCGATCCGCTCGTCACACTCGGTGAATCTTAATCAATCGCCAAACGCCGTTTCCTGAGCCTTGAAAGACAACTTGAGCGAGATCCAGAGCCACCAAGGAGCGGGAAAGGCGGATGGTGGCGACGGTATCAAGAGTACCGTGGTGTTGTTTCCACTCGTGTTGCAGGCTTGTCAGCAGAGGACGATCCCACTCATACGGATCTCCGGCATCAGTCTTCAGTGCCCATAAACGCTGCATGAACAGCTTGGCGCCGACAATTGTTGGTCCCACCAGGCCAAGTGGATCGAAAATCTGTGCGATATACGACATAATCTTTCGGCTGCCGGCAGTGGCAGTTGGACGTTGAATGCCATCATATTGGACTTTGGTTCCCAGATTTGTCCGAGTGTGGAAACGGACTGGGTGTCTTCGGCAGGAATATCGGCTTCAGGACTTCAGGCGAGTTTGATGCCCACTTCTTCAACGGAAATCCCGCTGATGCCAACATGGCGGATATTTCTTGGCGGACTTGGATGGCGGATTCAAAATCATCAAACCCAGAGAGGAAATCCTTCTGAACCTTCGGTGCTGCAACTGGGTATTCTTCGGATTTGTTGGAGGGTTGTCAAGAATGGTGCGGATGCAAAACCATACGTCACAGTTTGCAGCTCGTAAGTAGCGATCGGTTGACTTGGATGGGGACGCCAAAACACGAGCTGATATCGACGGAAGCGAGGATGCAACAGTATTTGGCGATTCATCTATTCGACATCGGCAACGAGTGCAATCTGGTGGCTACAGAAACGTAGGCGGATCGACAGTAGATCTTCCTGAACAACTGGTCCAACTAACTGCATGTCATTCACAGAAAACTCAAATAATGTCTCGCATGAAGCATCAAAGACAACTCGAATCTGACTGGTGGTGCTGAATTCTTTGAACACCGGATGGTGCGGAAGGTAGCAGTGCGGCCGGGTTTCGTCTACTGGATCTACGAGTCTCACCGTGTGGTTTAGTCGTTCGTAATCTTCCATGAAGCGACAGTAGACCTCCTTGGTGGCTCTGGATCTCGCTCAAGTTGTCTTTCAAGGCTCAGGAAACGGCGTTCAGCGATTGATTGAGATTCACCGAGAGTGACGAGCGGATCACGGGTAAGTGGTAAGGAAACGACGTAACGACCCGACGATTCGCGAGTGGTGGTAGCGGAAAACAATTCTTCACAATGATTTTCTTCAGTGGACTTCAACAGACTCGAGATCCCAGAACCTttgtagaaaatgcgacgtaaacaaaaatatgcccGTTCCACGAAAACGTGATGCCAGatgatattattcataataatttttatttagttgaaaagatatattcactcatccaaattcatttcaaacACGAATGGAGTAGGGCCAGCTGCTGGTCAGTGGGCAGTGGGATTCCTCGCTATGAGCTAAAGCTGGGAATGAGTTACTCGTGTGAGTTACTCGTGTTCAGTTGCTAACATTCAAGTCCAAGGTTGCTCCATTGGCCAAACCACAAATCATCGCACGTCTGGAGCTGTGTGGTGCAGTATTAGCGTTAAACGTACGTTaaatgtacgtccaagtttggaagatgatattagcatttccatatcattgtaaatcgtttaacttcatgtagaagtgtagccatggaccgagccgaatggagaagactcttatataccgcacaggccacttcggccttagtctgaataaataaataataaataattcatgtagaagtaacacacacgaaatcattaatttagtactCTTCAAGAAAGTTGATAAATCCATACCGAAGCCCGCTGAAGTTTTCCTGTGGAGAGATTCATCCACTGTCCTCCGCTGGTTGGGGTCCGTAGCGTGCCGCTGGAAAACGTTTGTAGCAAATCGAGTGGCTATGATCCAAGAAGCTACACAATTCTGCCATTGGAACCATGTTTCCGGTGCTTTCAACCCAGCTGATCATCTCTCTCGTGACGTTGATCCGGTCGACATCAAGAAACATTTGCTGTGGTGGACTGGACCGGAATTGCCACCATCGTAGTGGCCAGCTAGCGAAATGCCATCTCTAGATCCTTGCTGGATGTCCGAATCCAAAACTACAGTGGCCATGACAGTCACCTTCGATGCTCAATTTTCTGATCAGCTCTTCAGTCGGTAGTTCAGGAAACTTCGCCAATCCATCGCATACTGGATGCGATATTTCATGCTCCGAAAGCAGCTtctgaaaagacaaccatcttaCCGTTCGAGTCCTTGACCTCTGCTGACTATCACGAAGCAGATATCGCTCTGTGCCATTTAGCCCAACGTGAATTATTTCTGGAAGATTTGTCCAACATTTGCTCCGGAGAACGTGTCCCATCATCGACATCATTGAAATGGCTGAAACCGAAAGTCGACAAGGAAGGCATCATCCGTATCGGTGGGAGACTCGGGAATGCCACCGTCTCTGAAGAAGTAAAGCATCCGGTTGTTCTCTCGTCCAAACATCCGCTCTGCTAGCCAAGCACTATCACCAAGTTCTACTCCACGCTGGTCCGCAGCTGATGCTCGCCACAATTCGCCAGAAGTACTGGATCATTGGTGGGCGAAACCTTGTTCGCCGCACGTACCACATAAGCCATAAGTGCTTCCGTATCAAACCTGTCCTGTTGCAACAGAGTATAGCTGATCTACCGACCATGTGAGTCACGCCGTCGAAGCCATTCACCCTATGCGGAATCGACTACTGTGGCCCCGTGTATATTAAGTCCCCGATTCGCAACCGGGCACCAACCAGGCCGTACATATACACACCCATTATTGTATCTTTCGCTACCCGTGCCGTTCACATTGAACTCGTTTCCGATTTGTCTACGACGGCCTTTATGTCCGCCCTCCGCCGTTTCGTCGCTCGCCGTGGAAGAATGAGTGAAATCCATAGCGATAATGGCACCGCCTTCAAGGGTGCAGCAGATGAACTACGCAGAATCTACGAGATGCTGAAGACTAACCAAGTCGATCGGAAGCAGATTCAAGACTGATGCGCGATAAACGAAGTCGTTTGGTGGTTCATCCCTCCCCGCACCCACACTTTGGCGGTCTGTGGGAGGCAGTCGTCAAACCTGCCGAAAACCACCTGTTGCCCGAAATCGGCCATGCCAATATCACCTATGAGGACATGTGTACTCTATTGGCACAGATAGAGAAATGCCTTTACTCTAGACCCCTAGTTCTCATTCCAACCGACCCAGCAGATCTGGAAGTTTTGACCCCAGGACATTTCCTGGTCGGAACAAGCCTTCAAGCCGTCCCGGATTACAATCTGTGCGATATCCCGGACAACCGTCTGACCCACTTTGAGTTGACCCAGAAACGATTCCAACGGATTTGGTCTCGGTGAGTACCTCCAGCAGCTCCAATCTCGAGCAACGAAACGCAAACCACCAGTCATCATTTCAGCAGGTACCGTGGTGGTTATCAAGGACGACAACTTGCCACCTATCCAATGGCCGCTCGGAAGGACCACACCAAGGTTCATCCGGGCAAAGACGGAGTGGTTCGTGTCGTCACCCTGAAAACTCCAACAACCGAAGCAGTCGTTCATCCTGTCGCAAAGATTGCAATTCTACCAATGCCGGAGAACAATCATCTGGATTCTGAAGAATGAGACCTGGTAGAGCACGCCGAAATCTGCCCGAGACCAGCACGGGAATCCAGCAGGTAATTGCGGTTTCAATCCCTTACTGTAACCCTGACAAGGCTACCTGGTATTTTCATTCTCCAGACATTTTGAAACCTGTCACCAACGACTGGTGTTACTGGTTTCGGCGGCATCCCTGCACCGTATTACGTGATCACTACTGCCACAACAACCGGCCGTTACCAACCAGTCACACGACCCGGCCTGGCTCCGCGTACCTTTTCGGTTCACCGACTAAAAGGAAGACTACTAACCATCGGTTCGGGTTCGGTCCTACGTACGATTATTGACGACGCACTtaggagtatttcagcccaaatcctggccaaaagtcaaaaataaaaattagatatttccatattatttttcgtttttgaactctcaaatagtaatactaattTGCCAAGGtatttttgaaaccatattGAATACTTGTAAGCAATGCTGACTGTCAAAACTTCACTATAATTTCAATGCAAGTTTAATAGCAATTGTGCATAAAAAATGTCCCCTTTTTTATCGTGTTTTTCTTGGTTATTAGTGATTTtgaagatgaaaatcaatataggtatcaaTGATGAGAGTATGTAAAACGTTTTCAAGCATGATTTGATCTGAAACCGTTTTCAGGTGATGCATAATCATGATATTATTTGCTagcttttttctaccttttttacaataatatgttttacaaaattaaacttttaataAGGTTCCAAATCCGTCCAAGCAACAAAATTttcagcgttggaaagattggagtttccttAAAAAGCTCCACAAAAcacatttcacgcatcctcacgcaatcgtgacttATTTGTATTTTAATAAAATGAAGTTTGCTAAAAAGCTAGTCAAACAGATAAATATTCTTGGTTTTGAACGACAAAGCtcacataaattatgttttgcTTCCAAAAAAGAGTGAGGCTAAAAATTTTGTAAGTAATGATAatcaaagaatgaagaataaaataaGAAAGATCATACTCAATGACGGATTCAGAGGTGGGCACcgctcgtcgcaagcacgctgtagttttcaaaggcagcgttcttgcgccaagtgatgatttatcaaataacaataactgaCGCCGCCAGTGGTCATACTGCACTGCTATGTATGCAAAAAGcataaaaacgaaaaaatacactTTGCTGTGtatattgaatgcatttacagacaattaaatgattgacatagttttggccacgGTTTTATtctgcgtactcctatgtgcgacGTACGGGGACGCACTCTCGGGAATGATCCAAAATCAACTTAAAGTATTGAAAAACTTCGTAATCTACGCGCAAACACTTCTCATCACCAGCCGTTCACTTAGCGAAATGATCGAGTTCTTGTCTGAATTTTATAAAGAAACTTATCCTTTTGAAAAGCcgtcaattattttaaatttgcgccaaataaatttgaaatggcgACAAAGAGTGCGCGCCTTCggttttgaagttattgcctcaatatggggacactcgATCCCCCATTAGGCACCCATACATAAATTTagcgaaaaattcaaaaaaatatgaacCGCCTGGGCGACTGCAGTTAGCACAAAAATATTCATTGcgtagaaaggggatcaagtctccccaaattttaaaattgcatgtgctgtcgaattcaataacaaacatcgttcatgtatacgcacagcaattcgaaaatttcgcgtattttgaaggaaaaataattgaaaatcttaaagcacctttctaattttatctaaGCAAGTtattggagagggatcaatttcctccgaatattttaaaagtcgatttttgacagcactccaagtgtatcaataacaacaataatttgagGACTGAACTTCATCGGTGTCGGCTAGCTCAACAACAGTCGTTTCCTGCAAAGATCTCTCACCTATCGAGCAGTGAACCAGTCATCAAATCATCCACCATGAAGTGGCTGAAACCATACATCAACGAAAATCGCATTATTCGCGTCGGTGGCCGGCTACGGAACGCCACACTCTCCGATTACGTCAAGCATCCTATCGTACTCTCTGCCAAACACCCGCTGTCGACTCTGCTGGCTAGTTTCTTTCACTTGAAGCTACTGCACGCAGGGCCGCAACTCCTGCTAGCCACACTGcgccagaagttttgaattctTGGCTGCAGAAATTTGCCCAAATCCGTTTTCCACCATTGCCACACTTGCTTTCGTAGCAAGCCCACACTAGTCCAGCAGAGCACAGCAGATCTTCCGGCATCGTGAGTCTCACCAACTCGTCCATTCTCCGTATGTGGAGTCGACTACTGTGGACCATTCCTGCTTAAGGCAACCGTCCGCAATCGTGCTCCAACCAAAGCTTACGTGGCAATTTTCGTTTGCTTCGCCACGAGAGCCGTTCACAGCGAGCTTGTTAGCGACCTCACTACAGCTGCTTTCCTGGCAGCCCTCCGTCGTGTGGTTGCTCGAAGAGGAAGAATCGTCGAGCTGCACCTCCTGCGAAGAAGCACCTCCTGAAAACAGTAGGCAACATCAACATTGCCTACGAACAGATGTTGACTCTTCTGACACAGGTCGAAATGTGCCTAAATTACCGTCCGCAGACTCCGATGCCGAGTGAACCGTCCGATCTGGATTACGACGTGGTCCAG
Encoded proteins:
- the LOC134206343 gene encoding uncharacterized protein LOC134206343 → MRDKRSRLVVHPSPHPHFGGLWEAVVKPAENHLLPEIGHANITYEDMCTLLAQIEKCLYSRPLVLIPTDPADLEVLTPGHFLVGTSLQAVPDYNLCDIPDNRLTHFELTQKRFQRIWSRRYRGGYQGRQLATYPMAARKDHTKVHPGKDGVVRVVTLKTPTTEAVVHPVAKIAILPMPENNHLDSEE